From Clostridia bacterium, one genomic window encodes:
- the rplD gene encoding 50S ribosomal protein L4, translating to MPRVPVYNPEGQQIDEIELKEEVFGVPLNEALLHQAVVRDMANARRGTASTKERGEVAGGGKKPWRQKGTGRARAGTIRSPLWRHGGIVFGPKPRDYSQAMPKKMRRAALKSALSARVADGDFIVVDGLRFEAPKTKAMAQVLRNLKVEDSALIVTAGDDRIIHRSARNLAGVLPIKAQELSVYRLLAFDKLVFTRDAVQKIEEVLAG from the coding sequence ATGCCCAGAGTGCCAGTTTACAACCCGGAGGGGCAGCAAATAGATGAAATCGAACTAAAGGAAGAAGTATTCGGGGTCCCGTTGAACGAGGCCCTGTTGCACCAAGCGGTGGTACGGGATATGGCCAATGCCCGCCGGGGCACGGCCTCAACCAAGGAGCGGGGAGAGGTGGCCGGCGGCGGAAAGAAACCATGGCGCCAAAAAGGCACCGGTCGAGCCCGGGCCGGGACTATCCGATCGCCACTTTGGCGGCATGGTGGGATCGTATTTGGGCCCAAGCCCCGAGACTATTCCCAGGCCATGCCCAAGAAGATGCGGCGGGCGGCGCTGAAGTCAGCCCTATCGGCTCGGGTAGCTGATGGCGATTTCATTGTGGTGGACGGACTTCGGTTTGAGGCCCCTAAAACCAAGGCTATGGCCCAGGTATTGCGCAACCTAAAGGTAGAGGATAGCGCCTTGATCGTGACTGCAGGCGATGACAGGATTATTCACCGCTCGGCTCGTAACCTGGCTGGAGTCTTGCCGATAAAGGCCCAGGAGCTATCGGTCTACCGACTGCTGGCTTTTGATAAGCTGGTGTTTACCCGAGACGCGGTACAAAAGATAGAGGAGGTGCTGGCGGGATGA